A stretch of the Conger conger chromosome 3, fConCon1.1, whole genome shotgun sequence genome encodes the following:
- the zdhhc24 gene encoding probable palmitoyltransferase ZDHHC24 produces MSTFTSRVWSCLDKLLRFLPIVVNTVLVFSITAEVSYLVIVEAPREPEQQKSEWSAVWKSVHLVCQYFMLGNITWNASLFLKTSPSIRGVFLGGEGVGQGWRYCYTCETHTPPRCSHCYDCNVCVLRRDHHCVFFGQCVGLRNYRYFLCCLLFMWAGLLYAVVMNAEVFIVILKEGVTLHSVMLLVVPWIMLVSGQVTARAFAFAFIADTCVIGFLLVAAFLFFHVGLMIRGQTTREWYSSRRPYDLGVLGNMRECLGERWYLCWLSPLIPSPLPGDGIHFKVTGSLEPVGSTASL; encoded by the exons ATGTCGACATTTACTAGCCGAGTATGGAGCTGCTTGGACAAGCTGCTTCGTTTCCTGCCTATCGTAGTGAACACTGTGCTGGTATTCTCCATCACCGCAGAAGTTAGCTATCTTGTTATAGTGGAGGCACCACGCGAACCGGAGCAGCAGAAAAGCGAGTGGTCGGCGGTCTGGAAATCTGTGCATCTCGTTTGTCAGTACTTCATGTTGGGCAACATCACGTGGAACGCCTCGCTGTTTCTCAAAACCAGCCCGAGCATTCGCGGTGTGTTCCTCGGTGGTGAAGGCGTCGGTCAGGGATGGAG GTACTGCTACACCTGCGAGACGCACACCCCGCCGCGCTGCTCCCACTGCTACGACTGCAACGTGTGCGTGCTGCGGCGTGACCACCACTGCGTGTTCTTCGGCCAGTGCGTGGGCCTGCGCAACTACCGCTACTTCCTGTGCTGCCTGCTGTTCATGTGGGCCGGCCTGCTGTACGCCGTGGTGATGAACGCCGAGGTCTTCATCGTCATCCTGAAGGAGGGCGTCACGCTGCACAGCGTCATGCTGCTGGTCGTGCCCTGGATCATGCTGGTCTCCG ggCAGGTGACGGCTCGGGCGTTCGCCTTCGCCTTCATCGCGGACACGTGCGTGATCGGCTTCCTCCTGGTGGCGGCCTTCCTCTTCTTCCACGTGGGGCTGATGATCCGGGGCCAGACCACCCGGGAGTGGTACTCCAGCCGCCGGCCCTACGACCTGGGCGTCCTGGGCAACATGCGGGAGTGCCTGGGTGAACGCTGGTACCTGTGCTGGCTCAGccccctcatcccctcccctcttcctgGGGATGGCATCCACTTCAAGGTCACTGGGTCGCTGGAGCCTGTCGGCAGCACTGCCTCATTGTAA
- the LOC133125320 gene encoding insulinoma-associated protein 1a-like has protein sequence MPRGFLIKRRKKTGAISYRVRDDCLSQGSQVFAFASDMPRTMDRALNNTAALPSVCSSYIQNIPDRLKFGGMPEAECAPTLSPNRPVSADYPQYCPSGDCLDRKLNSSSPVQAESFPEPSLTINGSPRTCLPSLAEMTTKLGSMYSDSVPIAVKRPASSSTKAKHANPKKHRPSSSTLAEKKQVHRDDVTTSPVLGLRIKESPDEDAKPRSNSPLGEFICQLCKERYSDPLTLAQHKCSRIVRVEYRCTECDKVFSCPANLASHRRWHKPRSAHPNGSSTESEDSRSISVPAVQDHSVNIREASTPSPQLSDPGSEEEMTFDCPQCFKKFRRQAYLRKHLALHNRQSAGLHQKGTNSTVKKARPNSIDTGLVYLGGESSMTETSGAGEVYPCRFCGEDFFSSPGLTRHINKTHPTETRQVILLSLTG, from the coding sequence ATGCCACGTGGTTTTTTGATAAAGCGCAGGAAAAAGACTGGAGCCATCTCTTACAGGGTAAGAGATGATTGTTTGTCGCAAGGGTCCCAAGTGTTCGCCTTTGCCTCGGACATGCCTCGCACTATGGACAGAGCACTGAACAACACCGCAGCCTTGCCATCAGTTTGCAGCAGCTATATTCAAAATATACCGGACAGGCTCAAATTCGGCGGGATGCCCGAAGCTGAATGCGCACCGACCCTGAGTCCAAACCGGCCTGTCAGCGCAGATTACCCTCAGTATTGTCCTTCGGGAGATTGCCTTGACAGAAAACTTAACTCCAGCTCACCGGTTCAGGCCGAATCCTTTCCGGAACCAAGCCTCACAATTAACGGCTCTCCAAGGACATGTCTCCCTTCTTTGGCAGAAATGACAACGAAACTTGGTTCCATGTACAGCGATTCAGTTCCTATCGCTGTGAAGCGACCCGCTTCTTCAAGCACCAAAGCAAAGCATGCGAACCCAAAAAAGCACAGGCCTTCAAGCTCAACCCTGGCAGAGAAAAAACAGGTACACCGGGATGACGTCACTACATCTCCAGTCCTTGGGTTGCGCATCAAAGAAAGCCCAGATGAGGATGCAAAGCCGCGCTCCAATAGCCCTCTTGGAGAGTTTATTTGTCAACTTTGCAAGGAGAGATACTCGGACCCTTTAACCTTAGCGCAACATAAGTGTTCAAGAATCGTTAGGGTCGAGTACCGGTGCACTGAATGTGATAAAGTCTTCAGCTGTCCAGCCAACTTGGCTTCCCATCGGCGCTGGCACAAGCCGAGGAGCGCACATCCTAACGGCAGCTCAACGGAAAGCGAGGACAGCCGGTCCATCTCTGTGCCAGCCGTCCAGGATCACAGCGTCAACATCAGGGAAGCAAGCACACCTTCTCCGCAGCTGTCAGACCCTGGATCCGAAGAAGAGATGACGTTCGACTGTCCGCAGTGCTTTAAGAAGTTCCGGCGACAAGCGTACCTGAGGAAACACCTGGCGCTACACAACAGGCAGTCAGCCGGTCTGCACCAGAAAGGCACGAATTCCACAGTGAAGAAGGCAAGACCAAACTCAATCGATACCGGCCTGGTCTACCTCGGGGGAGAGTCGTCGATGACAGAAACTTCGGGGGCTGGTGAGGTGTACCCATGCAGATTCTGTGGGGAGGATTTCTTCTCCTCGCCTGGGCTGACGAGACACATCAACAAAACTCACCCAACAGAAACCAGGCAGGTTATTCTACTGTCTCTAACAGGCTGA